In Papaver somniferum cultivar HN1 chromosome 9, ASM357369v1, whole genome shotgun sequence, the genomic stretch ATCCGTTCTTAATTGTAGGtgcatttctagggttttcagaaatgacataaaaACACGACCTTCATTGGTAGGTTCTGGAATCGGAACAGAAACAACTCTGCCCCAATCCATATCCCGACGTTCATGCTCAATGATCATGTTGTGTAAAATAAGACAACATTTCATAATTAGGTTCAAGTTATGTTCATACCAATACTTACACAGTGATCCGACAATTCGAAATTTAGCTTGAAGCACTCCAAAAGCACGCTTGACGTCCTTTCTTTTATCCATTTGATACTTGTTAAATCTCACATACTCTAGAATGTCCAATGTCTGACTGAAAGCTTGTATAATTGTAGTCAACTTTGGATAGATACCATCGACTAAGAAATAACCCATATTGTATTAGTGACCGTTGATGGCATAATTACATGGAGGTGTTACACCCTTTAGCATGTTATCGAAAAGGGGAGTGTGTCAACACATTCAAATCGTTGTTTGATCCCGGAATAccaaaaaaaagcatgccaaaaccaaaaaTCATATGATGTCACTGCCTCTAATACCATACAACTCTGTTTCTCTTTACCCCGCTAAATTCCTTGCCAAGCTATCAGACAATTCTTCCATGGCCActgcatacaatcaacactacCAAGCATTCCTATAAATCCTCGTTCGGTATTCTCAGCTAACAACCTCTGAACATCTTCAGGAGTGGTTTGACGCAAATATCTTTCTCCAAAAGTCATGCAAACAATGTGGCAAAATCTTTTTAGATAATAGTATATTGTGGTGGCACCCATACGAGTGTAATCATCAACACTATCAGCTGCCATATTTTTGCACAAACATTTCATCACCGCAACTAATTTCATATGTGGAGAATGCCCCATAGTACCGGTTGCATCCGTACGTTGATGCCATTTCGGATCCACTTCAGGAGATTTTACTAACAATTTCTCGAATAATTCTTCCCTCATGCCTATACGTTGTTTGAATTGTCTTGAGGTATAACCAGTTCCAGGTGTAAAATAGCCATTCATCATTTTCGCATCATGCCACGCTCGATCTCGGGTAATTACACTACGTATCTGCACCTCCCTAGGTATCGGTTGTCGAATGATACACAGTCGTTCATCCAAACACAATTGTGTAAACATTAGCAaagctttttcttcttcatcactagaagTATCCAAATATATTCCGTATTTAACTCTCACATAAGCACACATTAGACTCATTTTGTACCTTTCCAAACAACAAACATATTATCAATTTGTCTATACCATACATAAATACAATCCAATCAATGTGATAATACATCAATAGAATAGTAGTTTACAAACATTTCATTCAACAAATCAATATATGCATCACACAACAAGACATAATCATGGATTTTTCACTAAATCAATGTCTTAATAATATTATTGAATTGCATACTACATACCCAACTAACCTAATatcaactaaaatcaaaatcaaattaattttaaaccctaaaattagaatcACTCACCTTTGATGATTTTGTGGATGGAAAACGAAATTGAAGGATGAATTTGTTTCACCTTGGAGTAACGATCAAACCCTTTAAATTTAAGCCAACGAATCGCAATTAATCACCACGAAAATCAAAAGGGGATAAAAAGGGTTTTAGAGGGGTTTGAGATAAGAAAGAAATAGAGAAGACAAAGAAATGGGAAGAAAGATCGATCTCCTGGAACTTTAAGCCCCTGTGACGGAAACTGAGTATCCGTAATAGTCAAGTCAACGAGTTGACTGTAACGGAAACTGAATTTCCGTATGACACTATTCAtacatgtagggaagggataaaaGGACACCATAATTGAGCTGCCTTGTGACCCATATCCCTTCCCTTTATTTGAGGAATAGAGAAGGGATGTCGTGCACCATACTGGTTGGCCTAAGAGAGAGAAGAGGGTCAAACACTCATATTCCCATTAAACATTGGCCCGGGCGGGCCGGCCCCCGGAGAAGCAACGGATTTCAGATCGAGGATGACGTGGATGATGGACCCAAATGATAAACATAAGATGATACAAATCGTTGGATCATCTGATCTGTTTCTGTTTTAATAGTATATATATTGTTTCGGAGGTGGTGGTGAGTCCACTGTTGTTAGACGCGCATCTCTATGTATGCCACGTTGTTATAAAAATTCTCTCCCTTgtgagaatatatatatattgtgtgtGAAAAGGGTCAAAAAAGAGTCCTATTTACATCCCTCTCTTCGGTTTTAATGGAGaaaaaattctgaaaattattcttGCTTCGTTCTTCTTCGGCCCAGAAATAGAAAAGGTAAGGATTTTGACTAAGAAATCAAAGTTGTATTATTTGGTTGTTATAGGAACTCGCAGTAAGCTCGGATTAAAGatgttttttatataatttttttctaCTTTCTGATCTTTGTTTTTGATCGGGTTCTGTATAAGATAAATATGGGTTTTTCTCATTAGGTATCATATTTTCTTAATTTATGGTTCTATGTCCGTGATCTCTGTAAGAATTGGGATTTTTCTTGTTAATTGGTTCTTTTTGTTAATACGATCCTATCATCCTAGCACTGAATTCCTTCACCAGCAACAGAAAATAGAAGCTATCCTGCATGTTATAGGGTTTGATTGTTTGTGGTATTTACTTATATGTTTTCATTCTTATGTCCTAGGTCTTGATCTTCCTAGTTCTTAGTTTGATTCTACATGCTCTTATCTATATTATATATCTGAGTTATTTGTTGTTTTATTTGATATATAGGAAATCACGCATACAGGTAGTGAATTAATCAATTGTGGAATCTCAAAAATGTCCACTGGAGAAGTCAGAAGGGTCTCTCGACAAGATATACAGCTGGTAAGGAACTTTTGAGCTCTTTCAGTAACAAACATATCTGCAATGTTATAAACATATCTTAAGAAACAGAATGACCATTAAACTGTTATAATCTTGTTTAGTTACATTGGAGAAAATTTGTCAATGAGATGTCGATGTTTTAAATATATAATGTTATTGGTATGGTATAATCTTTTACTGAGGTTACCGATATGTTCACTTAAACTTCGGGATGCTAATTTGGATAATGTAAGTTACTGTGATctaaaatttaggaaaaaaattcttctacTTGAACTTTCACCTGCTTCATGTTCTACAGAGCCACAGTTGTTTTCTTGTAGATTTTATATTGTTTATGTCACTTTGTGGGAGTTTGTTATATCTAAAATCAGTCTCCTTTCCACCTTAAAGTTTGAAACAGTTTTACAGAATATGAATCTTTTGAAAGCATTTGGGTAGCTACTTATTGACATTTTCAAGTTCTGAAACAACCTCTTGATTCCCTTTGTTGAGTTTCACTACTTATTTAGTGGCGTGCCCTTTTTCTTCTTCGAGAAAACAAAGGATTTAGTTTTATATATTACCTTTTTGCTTTAAACCGTGCTGTCTCTTGGTTGTGAAGATTCAATTATGTTTGGAGTTTAACGTATCAGTTTCAGTCGATCTCAATTTCCTAGCTGCTTAATCTCCGTGCATTTGTAGTGCTATTCTATACCATCCTTCTCTGCATCTTTAGTAATATGtttttgatttatcttttctgtCCCAGGTTCAAAATCTAATAGAGCGATGCCTTCAACTGTACATGAATCAGAAAGAGGTGGTGGAGACGCTTTTGATCCAAGCAAAAATAGAACCTGGTTTTACGGAACTCGGTAATCATCATTTGTCATTTACATGTTATTATGTCACATGCAATTCCATATAATCATGAACTTGTACTGTCATGCTGCTGTCTATCGTAGTAATTCTAGTCACAGCTTTTCTCAAGTACTGGAAAAGAGAGAGAGTTTTCTGTATATATTATGCGTATGCTGTGAAAGGTGCTGGTTACACCAAAAGAAGTTTTGCTTAGTAATATACTTTTAAACCAACAACTCCAAATTTGTCAGTTCCAAAATAAACCCTTTGAAAATGTTTGCTTACAACAACTACACATCCAGCAGGTAATTGAGATCTAAAGTACTCGATAGCAATTTCTTAATTTCAATAACCCCTTCGTCCGACCCTTGAAGATTCTAGTTCTCAAATAGGTGGGACTGGGACTGAGTTGATACGTCTCAATCTGATTTACTTTCGCGGCCTTTTAGGTATTTTAGTGCTGATCACTGGTTGTTGCACATCTCGGTCTGATCAATTAGTTCTTGAAAAATATCTAATTGTTTGTTTGTTGTCGTGCTTAGTTTTATGTTTCCTCGGAGCAAGGAATGTAAGATTCctcgttttttttctttaaaacttcCCTAAAGTACCATGTTATCGCTATACCTAGGATTTCCACACTCCTTGCATGCCCCAAAACAACGTTCGCATAGGTGAAAAAAGGTTTTCATTTTGAATGTATTGAAGGCTTTAAGGGATAAGGCTTACCAACCTAGTATGTGGTCTTGCCGACAGATTGATCTTATCTGTCATGTTATATTCTATGTTGTTACTGACGACCTGCATGCCTTGTCCTGTCAGTGTGGCAAAAGCTTGAAGAAGAAAACCGGGAGTTTTTTAAAGCCTACCATGTCAGATTGATGGTGAAACACCAGATAATGATCTTTAACGAGTTGCTTGAGAAACAGGTGGAGCTCATGCGTAAGACGTGCCCTGTTGGAATTGGAATGTCTAATGGATCTTCATGTATGATAAGGGTCTATATTGTTGTCTCCTTAGTAATCTGTGATTGCATTTGAGTATcttttagtgctttccaagttTGTTTGGTTTTTTGATTCCCCTTTTACCTTTCCTTCCGTTGCAAACTTGAATATTAGCTTGGAAGATTCAATAACAAATACCTCGGATAGAGATCGATCTGATTTCTCGATTTCAATTTGGCACGTCAGAGACTGCACAGTGAGACCACAGTTTTTGGTCTATGTCTCACATAGTGTATCCTAATCCATTTTCATCTCTAGtgccatctcttctttttctcttaGGTACTTCTTTAGATAGATTTTATCTTTCAGGAATGTCACGTCCTATACGTATAACATTTAGTTACTTATCAAGGGCTGTGTGATAGCCGCTGGTTTAAAAGTACCTACCACATTTTAATTTAGCATTTTGAATGCTGAGGCTTAAGTTATGTTGATTCAGTATTTTATTTTTGGCATTAATGTGATGTCTGAATTTACTTTCCTTACAGTGAATCAGAATCCTCCATGTTTCATGTCTGACCAGAGAGTGCAACCTTCAAGGCCGGAAAGCATGCATCACTCGGTGTCCCCTTCAACTACAATCCGGAATGGTGTGCATGGTAACATACAATCTTCTGATGATTCATCTGCTCATACTGGAAGGATGGATGTCTCACAGAACATGCTCCCAACTCACGATGCACTGGGTATGATTCAAGGAGTGAATGGGATTGTCGTCAAATCAGAATCAGGTTACTCGAACAATTCCCCGTTTGCATTTGGTCTCGACGGAACTGTTCTGGACACACGTCCAACAGTTGTAGATGCATCCGTTGCATCATATAGCAGTGTGGAGTCCAACTCTCAAGCCCTTAGTTCATCACTCTTGGATACTGATGCTTCTTCGTTTGGCTTCTTAGGGCAGATTCCTCGCAATTTCAGTCTGTCAGATTTGACGGCTGATTTTTCTCAGAGTTCCGGTTAAGCCACCTCCTTTAATTTCATTTCGTTTTCTACTTGCGATGTTCAACACTAATCACCTTTCACTTCTTATATTTCTAGATATTCTGGAGAGCTACTCAAGATCTCCATTTCTAGCAGGAGATACAGATGACTTCCTGGATTCCCCGGGAAGAGAACCTCAAGGTGAGACTTCAACAGTCCGGATTCAAAGAACTAAATTAGAAAGTATCAGCTTATGATCTGTTTTGTCTGCAGGAGATAATAAGAGGTTGGACACCATATCTGAAGGCTTGAGTTTCGACGAGTTTGGCAGTGAATGATTAGAGACTGCCAGTGGTGATGCTTCTATCTTTTAATTTCAATTTGACATATGTCCACACCCCATGCGTAGTAGTCTATTATCAGTCTTCTGATAAGCAATATATCCATTGGTTGTACCTGTTCCTCGAGCGCATACGTGGTGTCGTTCTTTCCCCCCACCTAAAGCAGTAAAATGTAACTTAATCTATTAAGACGGGGCCATTTTTATCTGTGATAACCTTCAAGATGTACCTATAGACTCTGCTCAACTATTTTACACAAATATCCATAACCTAGAACTTGATGACATGTATGTAGATTTGGTATAGGACTGTAGAAAGCAGAAGGATTTTGCGTGTTTCCTTTTGTGTGATATTGCACTGCCTCAGGGCGTTGGGTCTATTTTGTTTTAATTAAGTATATATTCATCAATATATCCAAATATTTCTGCTTTAAATATTATGGATATGCCAATTAGTCGTCCCTTATAGGACCTAATGTCTTGCTTTTCTTATCTTAGTTGTTTCAACTCTTCCACCCGCAGTGCTAGTTAAACAGTATATCTGTGGAATTGTCTAAAATTGAAGGGGGTATGATTAAATGAATAGTCACTATTACAGGTTTTGGGGGTTCATTATTTTCGAGGGAAGATGGGGGGACGTACGTGTgtaggttttttattttatttctttcagTGTAATCTTTTGGCAAATAGTCGACTTATAGGTTGTAATTGGTTTTGGAAGCTGTCTTAGTTTTCATTGACAGTGTACTTATCTTctcattttttgtgttttttggtGGTGATGCAGGGGAATAATGATCTACAGTAGCAACCTAGGACAGAAGTAATTGTACATAGCCATTCTGGAAATATGTGGAGAAATGTTTATGCACTGCGTCCAAAGAAAGGCATTTGTTTAAAGAGAGGTATTTATCTTAAATCTATCATTGTGAGCAGTTTTCAATTATCTCACTGAGGCCACCTTGGTAGATTTTGAGATTAAATGCTTACTAACCAAAAGTCTTCCATTATAACTGTTAGGAAgtttaaatcaatttcaagtgaatgtcttttttttttcttttcttatctaCTTGGGGAGAATTGTGTGATTGAATTCCATTAGGTCTTTTTATATTGGGTTTAGAGTTTtgtataaataataataa encodes the following:
- the LOC113312206 gene encoding uncharacterized protein LOC113312206, with the protein product MGYFLVDGIYPKLTTIIQAFSQTLDILEYVRFNKYQMDKRKDVKRAFGVLQAKFRIVGSLCKYWYEHNLNLIMKCCLILHNMIIEHERRDMDWGRVVSVPIPEPTNEGRVFMSFLKTLEMHLQLRTDLVKHIAACPVEEARHGTCLVWRVHIWNTWYFHHQMEIMIYGFKRRNCSR
- the LOC113312207 gene encoding uncharacterized protein LOC113312207, giving the protein MSLMCAYVRVKYGIYLDTSSDEEEKALLMFTQLCLDERLCIIRQPIPREVQIRSVITRDRAWHDAKMMNGYFTPGTGYTSRQFKQRIGMREELFEKLLVKSPEVDPKWHQRTDATGTMGHSPHMKLVAVMKCLCKNMAADSVDDYTRMGATTIYYYLKRFCHIVCMTFGERYLRQTTPEDVQRLLAENTERGFIGMLGSVDCMQWPWKNCLIAWQGI
- the LOC113313265 gene encoding uncharacterized protein LOC113313265 isoform X1, with the translated sequence MSTGEVRRVSRQDIQLVQNLIERCLQLYMNQKEVVETLLIQAKIEPGFTELVWQKLEEENREFFKAYHVRLMVKHQIMIFNELLEKQVELMRKTCPVGIGMSNGSSLNQNPPCFMSDQRVQPSRPESMHHSVSPSTTIRNGVHGNIQSSDDSSAHTGRMDVSQNMLPTHDALGMIQGVNGIVVKSESGYSNNSPFAFGLDGTVLDTRPTVVDASVASYSSVESNSQALSSSLLDTDASSFGFLGQIPRNFSLSDLTADFSQSSDILESYSRSPFLAGDTDDFLDSPGREPQGDNKRLDTISEGLSFDEFGSE
- the LOC113313265 gene encoding uncharacterized protein LOC113313265 isoform X2, with the translated sequence MSTGEVRRVSRQDIQLVQNLIERCLQLYMNQKEVVETLLIQAKIEPGFTELVNQNPPCFMSDQRVQPSRPESMHHSVSPSTTIRNGVHGNIQSSDDSSAHTGRMDVSQNMLPTHDALGMIQGVNGIVVKSESGYSNNSPFAFGLDGTVLDTRPTVVDASVASYSSVESNSQALSSSLLDTDASSFGFLGQIPRNFSLSDLTADFSQSSDILESYSRSPFLAGDTDDFLDSPGREPQGDNKRLDTISEGLSFDEFGSE